One stretch of Rhizoctonia solani chromosome 8, complete sequence DNA includes these proteins:
- a CDS encoding E3 ubiquitin-protein ligase DMA2 has product MNTDLALADSGRETSGSSRSTSSETDEWEPVVEGAETGHATTNWDKSPRINSPWTLSPRVVYHNLRAGRSFSNLLLHPDSEMITTSTAPLQDARSPSSTRQAILGFMGRRARSATTGTPPAVNPTSPSPPLASPNLPTDAALGLSPNQNQSTSHLHLHLPSLHRHSPATDDAPSTAARLGGILRRRRSNGGDLSPLETPAPTTPAAAAQPAISSSRTHTDSASNTPREATAAGTGPSHRLRLVPHLDPQARTLHFEPIVREVKAGGPVLRIGRFTERVVTASRQPDSTKIAFKSKVVSRAHAEIWCAPSGKFMIRDTRSSSGTFLNHTRLSAPNIESRPTELHDGDIVQLGVDYQGGAEEIYRCVKIRVEVGREWQREANEFNTGALKQLQTLQGRGTDSGKEKAKDKPRTSTPSVIAGPSNSRKTSVADCCICLFPVGILQSLFIAPCSHCFHYKCIRPLLIKHHPGFSCPLCRTFADLEEDVEQEYAPSVHAPSVHAPSVHAPSVRAPSIYAASVHEAEAVVGLIEAAVAANAPRECVDVCVGTSPEHGTKDLPPVPGDEASGSMTRQSTLDTGSDRLRPESTHSGPPHNSDGGSTPRGSSEDLRAAQRGLFDSTLVSDEPEDELVRVPGGIIVPRSPDREHDIFNSATPLNNQFLTLTALNGVGSGLPSIPSVGDIPALRHTSEYESSVDLATPYRAQDTESAKHILVDDEEDDNDKEDDDALVIDSMKRMSVATETEAGPSSQVKKI; this is encoded by the exons ATGAACACCGATCTAGCACTAGCCGATAGTGGACGGGAGACGTCCGGCTCATCCCGGAGCACGAGTTCCGAGACGGACGAGTGGGAGCCGGTGGTGGAAGGAGCAGAGACAGGACACGCGACGACCAACTGGGACAAGTCACCGCGAATCAACAGCCCCTGGACGCTCAGTCCTCGCGTTGTG TACCACAACCTACGAGCAGGCCGTTCGTTTTCGAATCTGCTGCTACACCCCGACTCTGAGATGATTACGACGAGTACTGCGCCGCTCCAGGATGCCCGATCGCCGTCGTCGACGCGACAGGCCATACTGGGATTTATGGGCCGACGGGCACGATCTGCGACGACGGGCACTCCTCCAGCGGTGAACCCCACCAGTCCGTCCCCGCCCCTTGCTTCGCCCAATCTTCCCACCGACGCAGCACTTGGCCTGTCTCCAAACCAAAACCAGAGCACAAGCCatctccacctccacctgcccTCTCTGCACCGCCACTCGCCTGCGACAGACGATGCTCCCAGCACTGCTGCACGCCTTGGCGGCATCTTGCGACGACGACGCAGCAACGGCGGTGATCTCTCTCCTCTCGAAACCCCTGCTCCCACCActcctgctgctgctgcccaACCGGCGATCTCTTCCTCTCGCACCCACACCGACTCTGCCAGCAACACCCCACGCGAGGCCACGGCTG CTGGCACCGGTCCTTCCCACCGCCTGCGATTGGTCCCCCACCTTGATCCCCAGGCACGCACCCTCCACTTTGAACCCATCGTGCGCGAGGTCAAGGCAGGCGGTCCCGTCCTCCGCATTGGCCGTTTCACAGAGCGAGTCGTAACTG CGTCTAGGCAACCCGACTCGACCAAGATCGCCTTCAAATCTAAAGTTGTGTCTCGTGCCCATGCCGAGATTTGGTGTGCTCCGAGTGGAAAG TTTATGATCCGCGACACTCGTTCCTCATCGGGCACATTCCTCAATCACACCCGTCTCTCTGCGCCCAACATCGAGTCCCGCCCTACTGAGCTCCATGATGGTGACATTGTCCAGCTCGGCGTTGATTACCAGGGAGGCGCTGAGGAAATCTATCGATGCGTCAAAATCCGCGTCGAAGTCGGTCGCGAATGGCAGCGCGAGGCCAATGAATTCAA CACCGGCGCACTCAAGCAGCTCCAAACGCTCCAGGGTCGGGGAACAGACAGCGGCAAGGAAAAGGCCAAGGACAAGCCCCGCACCAGCACCCCAAGCGTCATCGCCGGTCCGAGCAACTCGCGAAAGACGAGCGTGGCTGATTGCTGCATCT GTCTGTTCCCGGTCGGCATCCTGCAGAGCTTGTTCATTGCCCCCTGCTCCCATTGCTTCCACTACAAGTGCATTCGGCCTTTGCTCATAAA GCACCACCCCGGCTTCTCTTGCCCACTCTGCAGAACATTTGCCGACCTCGAAGAAGACGTCGAGCAAGAATACGCCCCGAGTGTCCACGCCCCGAGTGTCCACGCCCCGAGTGTCCACGCCCCGAGTGTTCGAGCCCCCAGCATCTATGCTGCGTCTGTACATGAAGCCGAGGCTGTCGTCGGCTTGATCGAAGCGGCAGTTGCGGCTAATGCCCCAAGGGAATGTGTCGATGTGTGTGTCGGCACGAGCCCTGAGCATGGAACCAAAGACTTACCACCTGTGCCCGGCGACGAGGCTTCGGGATCCATGACCAGGCAATCGACGCTGGATACTGGCAGCGATCGACTTCGGCCAGAAAGTACCCACTCGGGCCCGCCACACAACTCGGATGGCGGATCCACCCCTCGTGGGTCGAGCGAAGATCTGAGGGCTGCTCAGCGGGGATTGTTCGACTCGACCTTGGTGTCGGACGAGCCAGAGGACGAACTCGTGCGCGTACCGGGCGGGATCATCGTCCCTCGCTCTCCCGATCGTGAACACGACATTTTCAATTC CGCCACCCCCTTGAACAATCAGTTCCTCACTCTGACCGCGCTCAACGGCGTCGGATCGGGCCTTCCTTCTATCCCTTCCGTGGGGGACATCCCTGCCCTCCGCCACACCTCGGAATACGAATCCAGCGTCGACTTGGCCACACCTTACCGAGCCCAAGACACCGAGTCGGCCAAGCACATTCTCGTCGacgatgaagaggatgacAATGACAAAGAGGATGACGACGCGCTCGTGATCGACAGCATGAAGCGGATGAGCGTCGCGACCGAGACCGAGGCGGGTCCCAGCTCGCAGGTCAAGAAGATCTAG
- a CDS encoding F-box-like domain-containing protein, translated as MQNAPLHKSLFGGRQLSPCNDSKQGNPPRCKEKSHDVNPDSIKQAISTGDPEVRTMQLRQIRSGSALHEYIVLELDVMIEGRVQSQRFQIEAQPVSRSAFSKNSQEHSSVGTDILKPYSPEQNSTDSSECLFELVFHQFLPISRVFKIWQVISKHAPHTPQFDSCFYARTLMLCVLCEKGAWYEEYIWVSHKDTA; from the coding sequence ATGCAGAATGCCCCATTGCACAAATCGCTGTTCGGTGGAAGGCAGCTGTCTCCCTGCAATGATTCCAAACAAGGCAATCCCCCACGTTGCAAGGAGAAGTCCCATGACGTAAACCCGGATTCGATCAAACAGGCAATCTCGACCGGAGATCCGGAAGTAAGGACCATGCAACTACGACAAATACGTTCTGGCTCGGCTCTGCATGAGTATATTGTACTTGAGCTTGATGTCATGATTGAGGGACGTGTGCAATCACAACGGTTCCAAATCGAAGCTCAGCCTGTATCTCGCTCGGCATTTTCCAAGAACTCTCAGGAACACAGCAGTGTCGGAACGGATATCTTAAAACCCTACAGCCCCGAGCAGAATAGCACTGATTCATCCGAGTGCCTGTTTGAGCTTGTTTTTCACCAGTTTCTTCCTATCAGTCGCGTCTTCAAGATATGGCAAGTTATCTCTAAGCATGCGCCCCACACGCCCCAGTTTGATTCCTGTTTCTACGCACGTACCCTGATGCTCTGTGTCTTGTGTGAGAAAGGGGCATGGTATGAGGAATATATTTGGGTAAGCCATAAAGATACCGCGTAA
- a CDS encoding DDE superfamily endonuclease: MHRSFDKYQWVLLPPSNFLFPLWNKTLLAGPNCQAFTKLYPPQSGWEYSFVQLVPCPDTLTREGSARPTIHYSPYESLPTITSYIHPYYAICNVSQKDAKHHADKTNSGQYDTIPPEPDLCSRIQACRIIHETWLQTKPDPPAYLAPPPRSTRSSQSAHSGSSSEKDHSCTKQRIRRAKLVDGSKSALVVHREDEDEQDDEAQESYSASTASTPEELQSVTDEKHTYDCYRGQAVVSFQSKVGQWLTDQQSSISRDEPGLAEEFLGLLPRETQLASH; this comes from the exons ATGCATAGATCCTTTGATAAATACCAATGGGTCTTGCTTCCGCCCTCGAATTTCTTATTCCCGCTCTGGAACAAAACATTGCTAGCAGGACCCAACTGCCAAGCGTTCACCAAG TTGTATCCTCCACAAAGTGGTTGGGAATACAGCTTTGTGCAATTGGTTCCATGCCCAGATACTCTCACGCGTGAAGGCAGTGCTCGACCTACTATCCACTACTCACCATACGAGTCGCTACCAACCATCACTTCCTATATTCATCCTTACTATGCTATCTGCAACGTTAGCCAGAAGGACGCAAAACACCATGCAGATAAGACAAATAGCGGTCAATACGACACTATTCCACCTGAACCAGACCTTTGCTCTCGTATACAAGCATGTCGCATTATCCATGAGACCTGGTTGCAAACAAAGCCAGATCCTCCAGCGTATTTGGCCCCACCACCCCGATCCACACGCTCCTCGCAGTCAGCTCATTCAGGCTCATCCAGCGAGAAAGATCATTCGTGCACCAAACAACGCATCAGGCGTGCAAAATTAGTAGACGGTAGTAAATCTGCGCTTGTCGTACACCGagaagacgaggatgaaCAAGACGATGAGGCTCAAGAATCCTACTCTGCCAGCACCGCCTCTACGCCAGAAGAACTTCAATCTGTGACTGATGAAAAACATACCTACGATTGCTACCGCGGCCAAGCGGTAGTTTCCTTCCAGTCCAAGGTCGGGCAATGGCTAACGGACCAACAAAGCTCTATCAGCCGGGATGAACCTGGCCTAGCGGAAGAGTTCCTGGGACTATTACCCAGAGAAACCCAACTCGCATCACATTGA
- a CDS encoding jumonji family transcription factor produces the protein MDVDSTHEDPQTGSLSNAHEAKLQLNTRVMNAIQKRKANNPNSLFVSSRCFTANDAPTLLHILLEIHSGKDEVPMTISQYHQYLMDNVELLEDLLSAYTSKNYEELMDHPLMPYNQSQKLGAMKPSESGHSLKSAFEDQYVGNTAKLFIDTLNRERLLPTGQAAANRPYNWSISVVQSSGMGKSRMVEEAANTVFTIPINIREKLPEGRITYPPPDKNIREFFLKRQSLSDKQQQADYMLFFKLLFDKTHEVVQDCFSGITGSDLALAWAKYLNKGQNIVEVGTKRKLFYDSVIKDADLVSSSLKINEFSLSEIETSMQKSCQTLLELIQPGSSNQDNICLLYFDEAHSLTESVKTPDEEHEQSQYHNLGIAIASLIDYRLFFIFLSTNSRLENFAPAPTSFPSDRVTNGSRLIPPFTELPFDIYESTVLDDIKILSLESVSKTEVMVGFGRALWYSYHKSNPNKNIFDLAVDKLTASGVNDRNSDALLAVLGVRIGIAFNATNNTTYSIQSRLVESHLRVVYWIPEHQGYMYTGAPSEPILAEAAARYLNASNSDRKGIAVLGPRRLSEEIKKGLLARGERGEIAGRLLVTAAYEAALTIDSTMNNRKPWYHKPIPVMDFLFALFHSNHHDLIKGARSLTGLESVPTLNQAFANCHVFFSHFALAEDANMLSSTGLAIALVRGMALQAKDGHESIDAVIPVHIGSTTSPIDPSTTSAINLQFKNRQRPMECNVKRSITVPDLKLPVISIVFELGITGSIREPVTIVQEPRGPTRSGTRAIHPDDHHYQIIVKGCSGKAFGVISDEAEAQYKAILGAASILQDFPRNKSKENIEALLAMKPAFSVARQSKLYGKHWKL, from the exons ATGGATGTCGACTCCACGCATGAAGACCCTCAAACTGGATCTCTTAGCAATGCTCACGAGGCGAAGCTTCAGCTAAATACCAGAGTTATGAATGCAATTCAAAAACGGAAGGCAAATAATCCGAATAGTCTCTTTGTATCGTCGCGGTGCTTCACAGCAAATGATGCTCCCACTCTTCTTCACATTCTTCTGGAAATACACTCCGGCAAGGACGAAGTACCTATGACGATATCacaataccatcaatatttGATGGACAACGTGGAGCTCCTGGAAGACCTTTTATCTGCTTACACCTCCAAGAATTATGAAGAGCTAATGGACCATC CTCTGATGCCATACAATCAATCTCAAAAACTGGGCGCCATGAAGCCAAGTGAAAGCGGGCACA GTCTCAAGTCAGCATTTGAAGATCAATACGTCGGCAACACGGCCAAGCTGTTTATCGATACGCTCAACAGAGAAAGACTCTTGCCAACTGGGCAAGCTGCTGCTAACAGGCCGTATAATTGGTCTATCTCGGTCGTTCAGTCATCCGGCATGGGCAAGTCGAGGATGGTCGAAGAAGCTGCAAACACGGTATTCACAATCCCTATCAACATTCGTGAAAAGCTACCAGAAGGTCGCATAA CATATCCGCCGCCGGACAAAAATATACGTGAATTCTTCTTGAAGCGCCAGAGCCTAAGCGACAAGCAGCAGCAAGCCGATTATATGCTATTTTTCAAGCTACTTTTTGATAAGACCCACGAAGTGGTCCAAGATTGTTTTTCGGGCATTACTGGATCCGATTTAGCTCTTGCTTGGGCTAAATATCTCAACAAAGGGCAGAACATAGTCGAGGTAGGGACAAAGCGAAAGCTCTTTTATGACAGCGTTATCAAAGACGCCGACCTAGTTAGCTCA AGCTTGAAGATTAATGAATTCTCTCTCAGTGAAATAGAGACCTCCATGCAGAAAAGCTGTCAAACACTTCTGGAGCTAATCCAACCTGGCTCTTCGAATCAAGATAATATCTGTTTGCTCTACTTTGATGAAGCTCATTCGCTAACCGAGTCTGTCAAAACACCAGATGAGGAACACGAGCAGAGCCAATACCATAACCTCGGAATAGCCATCGCCAGTCTCATCGACTACAGGTTGTTTTTCATATTTTTATCGACCAACTCTCGATTGGAAAACTTTGCTCCAGCACCTACCAGCTTTCCATCTGACCGTGTGACTAACGGGTCAAGGTTGATACCTCCTTTCACAGAACTACCATTCGACATCTACGAATCGACAGTCCTAGATGATATAAAAATTTTATCGCTCGAAAGCGTGTCCAAGACCGAAGTGATGGTGGGATTTGGCCGTGCTCT CTGGTATTCATATCACAAGAGTAATCCAAACAAGAACATATTCGATTTGGCTGTGGATAAACTCACGGCCTCTGGAGTCAACGACAGGAACAGCGATGCGCTCCTTGCTGTACTGGGCGTTCGGATAGGTATCGCATTCAACGCGACCAATAATACCACATATTCTATACAGTCAAGGCTAGTAGAATCTCATCTCCGCGTGGTTTACTGGATCCCCGAACACCAAGGATACATGTACACTGGAGCCCCGTCCGAACCTATCCTAGCTGAGGCTGCTGCTCGGTACCTTAATGCCTCTAACTCCGATCGCAAAGGAATCGCTGTCCTGGGACCAAGGCGACTATCTGAGGAAATCAAAAAAGGGCTTCTTGCTCGAGGAGAGCGCGGGGAGATCGCAGGCCGACTACTAGTAACGGCAGCATACGAAGCTGCCTTGACAATTGACTCGACAATGAATAATCGCAAGCCATGGTATCATAAACCGATCCCAGTCATGGATTTTCTTTTCGCCCTGTTCCACTCAAACCACCATGACCTTATCAAGGGAGCGAGGTCTCTAACTGGATTAGAGAGTGTGCCCACTTTGAACCAAGCGTTTGCCAATTGCCATGTTTTTTTCTCGCACTTTGCCCTTGCTGAGGATGCTAATATGCTGTCCTCAACAGGACTTGCTATTGCTCTTGTACGTGGGATGGCATTACAGGCTAAAGACGGCCATGAATCTATTGATGCGGTCATTCCGGTCCACATTGGATCTACAACAAGCCCGATCGACCCATCCACAACATCGGCAATCAATCTACAGTTCAAGAATCGACAAAGGCCTATGGAGTGCAACGTCAAGCGCTCCATCACCGTTCCTGATTTGAAGCTGCCCGTAATATCAATCGTGTTCGAGTTGGGCATTACTGGATCCATTCGGGAGCCCGTCACCATCGTTCAAGAGCCCCGTGGTCCCACACGTAGTGGAACAAGAGCGATTCATCCTGATGATCATCACTACCAAATAATAGTCAAGGGCTGTAGTGGCAAAGCATTCGGGGTAATTTCAGATGAAGCGGAGGCGCAGTACAAAGCTATTCTAGGCGCTGCAAGTATTCTGCAAGACTTTCCGCGCAACAAAAGCAAAGAGAACATAGAAGCCTTGCTAGCAATGAAACCGGCTTTTAGTGTGGCGAGGCAGAGTAAGTTGTACGGGAAGCACTGGAAATTGTGA